A single region of the Lycium barbarum isolate Lr01 chromosome 2, ASM1917538v2, whole genome shotgun sequence genome encodes:
- the LOC132625584 gene encoding uncharacterized protein LOC132625584 isoform X1, which yields MIVRWWLTAVQLTELFVSSLVHLSYGLYLFSTAIAGDISKNLSDWIFKQNLEAEEKKDTNSSKKDLPPIVLVHGVFGFGKGRLGGLSYFAGAEKKDEKVLVPDLGSLTSIYDRARELFYYLKGGQVDYGEEHSKACGHSQFGRVYEQGHYPEWDEDHPIHLVGHSAGAQVVRVLQQMLADKAFKGYENTSENWVLSITSLSGALNGTTRTYIDGMQPEDGKSLMPVCLLQLCRVGVIMYEWLDFHWLKDYYNFGFDHFNMTWRKIGIRGLLDCLLGNAGPFASGDWILPDLTIQGSIKLNSHLRTFPQTYYFSYATKRTTKVMGLTVPSGILGIHPLLFIRVLQMSQWRHPQDVSPPYKGYRDEDWWDNDGALNTISMTHPRLPVEHPSRVVVKDSDCQPLQPGIWYYKIVEGDHIVFIVNRERARVQFDLIYDSIFERCRKHVLRKIPAQPHQVPPHE from the exons ATGATAGTGAGATGGTGGCTAACAGCAGTTCAATTAACAGAGTTGTTTGTGAGTTCTTTGGTTCATTTGAGTTATGGCCTTTACTTATTTAGCACAGCCATAGCTGGTGATATTTCTAAGAATCTGAGTGACTGGATTTTCAAGCAAAATTTGGAAGCAGAGGAGAAAAAAGATACTAACAGTTCAAAAAAAGATTTGCCTCCTATTGTGTTGGTTCATGGAGTCTTTGGTTTTGGCAAAGGG AGATTGGGAGGACTTTCTTATTTTGCTGGTGCAGAGAAAAAGGATGAAAAGGTTCTTGTGCCAGATTTGGGTTCGCTTACTAGCATATACGACAG GGCGCGTGAattattctattatctgaaagGAGGGCAGGTTGATTATGGGGAGGAGCACAGTAAGGCTTGTGGGCATTCCCAATTTGGGCGAGTTTATGAACAAG GGCACTACCCTGAGTGGGATGAAGATCACCCTATTCATTTAGTGGGGCATTCAGCCGGAGCACAGGTCGTTCGAGTTTTACAACAGATGCTGGCTGACAAG GCATTCAAGGGTTACGAGAACACTTCAGAGAACTGGGTCTTAAGCATAACATCATTATCCGGAGCACTTAACGGGACTACTAGAACATACATAGATGGAATGCA ACCGGAAGATGGAAAGTCGTTAATGCCCGTATGTTTGCTCCAACTTTGCCGTGTTGGAGTAATAATGTACGAGTGGCTCGACTTTCACTGGCTGAAGGACTATTACAACTTTGGGTTTGATCACTTTAATATGACCTGGAGAAAAATTGGTATCCGGGGTCTTCTTGATTGTCTGTTAGGGAATGCTGGTCCATTTGCTTCAGGGGATTGGATACTTCCGGATCTTACCATCCAGGGGTCGATCAAGTTGAACAGCCACTTACGTACATTTCCACAAACATACTACTTCAGCTATGCTACCAAACGTACCACGAAAGTGATGGGACTTACAGTTCCTTCTGGCATTCTAGGGATACATCCTTTGCTATTCATTAGAGTCCTGCAAATGAGCCAATGGCGGCATCCTCAAGATGTTTCTCCTCCGTATAAGGGCTATAG GGATGAAGATTGGTGGGACAATGATGGTGCTCTCAACACCATATCCATGACACACCCTCGTTTGCCGGTTGAACACCCGAGTCGTGTTGTTGTTAAAGATTCTGATTGCCAGCCCTTGCAACCTGGCATCTG GTACTACAAAATCGTGGAAGGCGACCACATTGTCTTCATTGTGAATCGGGAAAGAGCCAGAGTTCAATTTGATTTGATCTACGACAGCATATTCGAGCGCTGCAGGAAGCATGTCTTAAGAAAGATTCCAGCACAGCCACACCAAGTACCTCCTCATGAATAG
- the LOC132625584 gene encoding uncharacterized protein LOC132625584 isoform X2, whose protein sequence is MESLVLAKGDWEDFLILLVQRKRMKRFLCQIWVRLLAYTTGFRARELFYYLKGGQVDYGEEHSKACGHSQFGRVYEQGHYPEWDEDHPIHLVGHSAGAQVVRVLQQMLADKAFKGYENTSENWVLSITSLSGALNGTTRTYIDGMQPEDGKSLMPVCLLQLCRVGVIMYEWLDFHWLKDYYNFGFDHFNMTWRKIGIRGLLDCLLGNAGPFASGDWILPDLTIQGSIKLNSHLRTFPQTYYFSYATKRTTKVMGLTVPSGILGIHPLLFIRVLQMSQWRHPQDVSPPYKGYRDEDWWDNDGALNTISMTHPRLPVEHPSRVVVKDSDCQPLQPGIWYYKIVEGDHIVFIVNRERARVQFDLIYDSIFERCRKHVLRKIPAQPHQVPPHE, encoded by the exons ATGGAGTCTTTGGTTTTGGCAAAGGG AGATTGGGAGGACTTTCTTATTTTGCTGGTGCAGAGAAAAAGGATGAAAAGGTTCTTGTGCCAGATTTGGGTTCGCTTACTAGCATATACGACAG GTTTCAGGGCGCGTGAattattctattatctgaaagGAGGGCAGGTTGATTATGGGGAGGAGCACAGTAAGGCTTGTGGGCATTCCCAATTTGGGCGAGTTTATGAACAAG GGCACTACCCTGAGTGGGATGAAGATCACCCTATTCATTTAGTGGGGCATTCAGCCGGAGCACAGGTCGTTCGAGTTTTACAACAGATGCTGGCTGACAAG GCATTCAAGGGTTACGAGAACACTTCAGAGAACTGGGTCTTAAGCATAACATCATTATCCGGAGCACTTAACGGGACTACTAGAACATACATAGATGGAATGCA ACCGGAAGATGGAAAGTCGTTAATGCCCGTATGTTTGCTCCAACTTTGCCGTGTTGGAGTAATAATGTACGAGTGGCTCGACTTTCACTGGCTGAAGGACTATTACAACTTTGGGTTTGATCACTTTAATATGACCTGGAGAAAAATTGGTATCCGGGGTCTTCTTGATTGTCTGTTAGGGAATGCTGGTCCATTTGCTTCAGGGGATTGGATACTTCCGGATCTTACCATCCAGGGGTCGATCAAGTTGAACAGCCACTTACGTACATTTCCACAAACATACTACTTCAGCTATGCTACCAAACGTACCACGAAAGTGATGGGACTTACAGTTCCTTCTGGCATTCTAGGGATACATCCTTTGCTATTCATTAGAGTCCTGCAAATGAGCCAATGGCGGCATCCTCAAGATGTTTCTCCTCCGTATAAGGGCTATAG GGATGAAGATTGGTGGGACAATGATGGTGCTCTCAACACCATATCCATGACACACCCTCGTTTGCCGGTTGAACACCCGAGTCGTGTTGTTGTTAAAGATTCTGATTGCCAGCCCTTGCAACCTGGCATCTG GTACTACAAAATCGTGGAAGGCGACCACATTGTCTTCATTGTGAATCGGGAAAGAGCCAGAGTTCAATTTGATTTGATCTACGACAGCATATTCGAGCGCTGCAGGAAGCATGTCTTAAGAAAGATTCCAGCACAGCCACACCAAGTACCTCCTCATGAATAG